The Christiangramia flava JLT2011 genome has a segment encoding these proteins:
- a CDS encoding patatin-like phospholipase family protein translates to MRKILALLFSFYLLQGMAQENRPKVGLVLSGGGAKGLAHIGVLEILEEEGVQIDYIGGTSMGAIVGGLYAAGYSAKELDSIFNQTNFDILIQDDLPRNAKTFYEKEDAEKYAITLPFDNFTISFPTGLSKGQNIYNLMSRLTLHVSDVNDFNELSIPFFCVATNVETGEEVILDKGSLAKAISASGAIPSLLSPIKMDDKLLTDGGVSNNFPVEEMRKRGADVIIGVDVQDSLVDQKKLKSVIEIMNQISNFRRIQDMRNKKPLTSIYIKPDITNFSVLSFEMGNAIIDSGRVAAEKKLDLIRELPKKRPGDTLTRDHVPKVDDFNISGLTLEGNNTYPRSYVQGKLKLNYDKPYNFEDLSIGLNNLSATGNFDRINYRLIPQDENGNYWLAMQMQESENKMLLRLALHYDELYRSAALINLTRKSLLFTNDVASLDLIVGDNLRYNFNYYLDKGYYWSVGINSRYNTFETDLDLNRFFAEVADEFGVRELQMNFKDFTNQLYLETLFKQVFSIGAGIEHKYIKLRSTTIGDPENNRPELIFENSHYGSVFGYTKFDSYDNKYFPRRGFSFQGDFHLYLYSSDFNNTFSEFSIAKGALGYAATPFRNFTTRLSTETGFKIGNDGTEIFDFILGGYGNDFINNMKPFFGYDFASLSADSYIKAMLELDYQPFKKNHVIAGMNIANVEDGLYKTGNWLSLPDYTGYALGYGLETFLGPMEVKYTYSPEIRESYWFFSLGFWF, encoded by the coding sequence ATGCGTAAAATTCTCGCACTTCTTTTCAGTTTCTACCTGTTGCAGGGAATGGCTCAGGAAAACCGGCCTAAAGTAGGGCTGGTGCTCAGCGGTGGTGGCGCAAAAGGCCTCGCACACATTGGGGTGCTGGAAATACTGGAAGAAGAAGGAGTGCAGATAGATTATATCGGTGGGACCAGTATGGGGGCCATCGTGGGCGGGTTGTATGCCGCAGGCTACTCGGCAAAGGAGCTGGATTCCATTTTCAACCAGACGAATTTTGACATTCTCATCCAGGACGACCTGCCGCGTAACGCCAAGACTTTTTATGAAAAGGAAGACGCTGAAAAATACGCCATCACCCTGCCTTTCGATAATTTTACCATTTCCTTTCCCACCGGCCTTTCCAAGGGGCAGAATATTTATAACCTGATGTCGCGGCTTACGCTGCATGTGAGCGATGTGAACGATTTCAACGAGCTCTCTATTCCTTTCTTTTGTGTCGCCACCAACGTGGAAACCGGCGAAGAGGTGATCCTGGATAAAGGTTCGCTGGCAAAGGCAATTTCGGCATCGGGTGCTATTCCCAGCTTGCTAAGCCCGATCAAAATGGATGATAAACTGCTCACAGATGGCGGTGTTTCCAATAATTTTCCGGTGGAGGAAATGAGAAAGCGCGGCGCCGATGTGATCATTGGGGTAGACGTGCAGGATAGCCTGGTGGATCAGAAAAAGCTGAAATCGGTTATCGAGATTATGAACCAGATCAGCAACTTCCGAAGAATTCAGGATATGCGGAATAAAAAGCCGCTTACGAGCATTTACATTAAACCCGACATCACGAACTTTTCGGTATTGTCTTTTGAAATGGGCAATGCGATCATCGATTCAGGTCGAGTGGCTGCTGAAAAGAAGCTGGATCTCATCAGGGAACTCCCGAAGAAACGACCTGGAGATACACTAACCCGGGATCACGTTCCGAAAGTGGACGATTTTAATATTTCCGGGCTTACGCTGGAAGGAAACAACACCTACCCGCGTTCGTACGTGCAGGGAAAGTTGAAGCTGAATTATGATAAGCCCTACAATTTCGAAGACCTGAGCATTGGCCTGAACAACCTTTCGGCTACGGGCAATTTTGACCGCATCAATTACCGGTTGATTCCGCAGGATGAAAATGGCAATTACTGGCTGGCGATGCAGATGCAGGAAAGCGAAAATAAGATGCTGCTTCGCCTGGCGCTGCATTACGACGAGCTGTATCGAAGCGCCGCGCTCATCAATCTCACCCGCAAAAGTTTGTTGTTTACCAATGATGTGGCTTCGCTGGACCTGATTGTGGGTGACAATCTTCGGTATAACTTCAATTATTATCTCGATAAGGGTTATTACTGGAGCGTGGGAATCAATTCGCGCTACAATACTTTTGAGACCGATCTGGACCTGAACCGCTTCTTCGCTGAGGTTGCCGATGAATTTGGCGTGCGCGAACTGCAGATGAATTTTAAGGATTTCACGAACCAGTTGTATCTGGAAACCTTATTCAAACAGGTTTTTTCGATCGGTGCGGGAATCGAGCACAAATACATCAAACTTAGAAGCACCACGATTGGAGACCCGGAAAATAACCGGCCGGAGCTCATTTTCGAAAACAGCCACTACGGAAGTGTTTTCGGTTACACCAAATTTGATTCCTACGATAACAAATATTTCCCTCGCAGGGGCTTCAGTTTTCAGGGGGATTTCCATTTGTACCTCTATTCTTCAGATTTCAATAATACATTTTCTGAATTTTCCATCGCCAAAGGCGCGCTGGGCTATGCGGCCACGCCTTTTCGGAATTTCACGACCAGGCTTTCCACTGAAACCGGTTTCAAAATAGGAAATGACGGTACCGAAATCTTCGATTTCATCCTGGGCGGCTACGGGAATGATTTTATCAATAATATGAAACCATTTTTCGGCTATGATTTCGCGAGTCTATCGGCTGATTCGTATATCAAAGCCATGCTGGAGCTGGATTACCAGCCCTTTAAAAAGAATCATGTCATTGCCGGGATGAATATCGCCAACGTGGAAGACGGCCTGTATAAGACCGGAAACTGGCTTTCCTTACCAGATTACACCGGTTATGCGCTGGGTTATGGCCTGGAGACTTTCCTGGGGCCAATGGAAGTGAAATACACTTATTCTCCTGAAATTCGAGAGAGTTACTGGTTCTTCAGCCTTGGATTCTGGTTTTAG
- the rimK gene encoding 30S ribosomal protein S6--L-glutamate ligase, with translation MKIRILSRNSRLYSTKRLVEAARKRNHDVEVIDPTKCDLVIEKRKPSIYYKNQFLDDTDAVIPRIGASITFYGTAVVRQFEMMGTFTTTESQALVRSRDKLRSLQILSRARLGLPKTIFTNYSKDVTKIIDHVGGAPVIIKLLEGTQGLGVVLAETQSAAESVIEAFNGLQARVIVQEFIKEAGGADIRAFVVDGQVVGAMKRQGKEGEFRSNLHRGGTAEVIQLSDEEENAAIKAAKAMALGVAGVDMLQSSRGPLILEVNSSPGLEGIEQATGKDIAKSIIRYIERNM, from the coding sequence ATGAAGATTCGAATTCTATCACGAAATAGCCGCCTGTATTCTACCAAAAGACTGGTCGAGGCCGCCAGGAAAAGAAATCATGACGTAGAGGTGATCGATCCTACCAAGTGTGACCTCGTTATTGAAAAAAGAAAACCTTCCATTTATTATAAAAATCAGTTTCTGGATGATACCGATGCCGTAATTCCAAGAATCGGGGCGTCCATCACATTCTACGGAACGGCCGTGGTACGCCAATTCGAAATGATGGGAACCTTCACGACTACTGAATCTCAGGCGCTGGTGAGAAGCCGGGACAAACTCAGAAGTCTGCAGATATTATCACGCGCAAGACTGGGTCTTCCGAAGACTATTTTCACTAATTATTCCAAAGATGTGACCAAGATCATCGATCATGTTGGCGGAGCACCGGTCATTATCAAATTACTCGAAGGAACACAGGGTCTTGGCGTTGTTTTGGCCGAAACTCAAAGTGCAGCAGAATCGGTTATCGAAGCTTTTAACGGTTTACAGGCCCGTGTGATCGTACAGGAGTTCATCAAAGAAGCCGGCGGAGCCGATATTCGGGCGTTCGTCGTTGACGGGCAGGTGGTTGGCGCCATGAAAAGACAGGGAAAAGAAGGGGAATTCCGCTCCAACCTTCACCGAGGAGGAACCGCTGAAGTGATCCAGTTAAGTGATGAGGAAGAAAACGCTGCCATTAAAGCTGCAAAAGCTATGGCTCTTGGAGTTGCCGGTGTGGATATGCTTCAGAGTAGTCGCGGACCGCTGATCCTGGAGGTAAACAGTTCTCCTGGACTGGAAGGAATTGAACAGGCAACCGGGAAAGACATCGCCAAATCTATTATCAGATATATTGAACGAAACATGTAG
- a CDS encoding succinylglutamate desuccinylase/aspartoacylase family protein, translated as MPKIDKNNVLEILGEKVMPGKGATINFNMAKLYTTTSVEVPVIIERSKKPGPVVLLTAGIHGDEINGVEIIRQIISKGINKPRIGTIICIPIVNIFGFLNMTREFPDGRDLNRVFPGTKHGSLASRFAYQFVKKILPIADFCLDFHTGGAARFNAPQIRVKKGDEQSLKYARIFNAPFTIHSKTITKSYRETCSKLGIPVLLFEGGKSQDSNKEVAKVGVEGAMRILSHLDMLSNKFDYPDVHQETVVIEHTTWMRAKYSGLLHIKIPCGKHVEKGEYIATITDPYGKFRHKIKAGNSGYIINVNESPIVYQGDAIFHISLPAKTEEAHDED; from the coding sequence ATGCCCAAAATAGACAAGAACAATGTTCTTGAGATCCTGGGTGAAAAAGTGATGCCCGGAAAAGGAGCCACCATTAACTTCAATATGGCCAAGCTCTACACCACTACATCTGTAGAGGTCCCCGTCATCATCGAGCGTTCTAAAAAACCCGGCCCCGTAGTGCTTTTAACAGCCGGCATCCACGGCGATGAGATCAACGGTGTAGAGATCATCAGGCAAATTATTTCAAAAGGCATTAATAAACCACGTATTGGGACCATCATTTGTATTCCCATTGTAAATATTTTCGGCTTCCTGAATATGACCCGGGAATTCCCGGACGGTCGTGACCTGAACCGCGTATTTCCTGGTACCAAACACGGCTCCCTGGCCAGTAGATTCGCTTACCAGTTCGTAAAGAAAATCCTGCCTATCGCCGATTTCTGCCTGGATTTCCATACTGGCGGGGCAGCAAGGTTCAACGCTCCGCAAATCAGGGTCAAGAAAGGTGACGAACAAAGCCTGAAATACGCCAGAATCTTCAATGCACCATTTACCATCCATTCCAAAACAATTACAAAATCCTACCGCGAAACCTGCTCCAAACTGGGAATTCCCGTTCTCCTTTTTGAAGGTGGAAAATCCCAGGACAGCAATAAAGAGGTGGCAAAAGTTGGAGTGGAAGGCGCGATGCGAATTCTGAGCCACCTGGATATGCTGAGCAACAAATTCGACTATCCGGATGTGCACCAGGAAACCGTGGTGATCGAGCACACGACCTGGATGCGCGCCAAATACAGTGGTCTCCTGCATATTAAAATTCCCTGTGGAAAACACGTCGAAAAAGGAGAATATATCGCTACCATTACCGATCCCTACGGAAAATTTCGACACAAGATCAAAGCGGGAAATTCCGGCTATATCATCAATGTGAACGAATCTCCTATCGTGTACCAGGGAGATGCGATTTTCCATATCAGCTTACCGGCTAAAACAGAAGAGGCGCATGACGAAGACTGA
- the uvrC gene encoding excinuclease ABC subunit UvrC produces MEKPALEVQLKTLPNGPGVYQYFDKNGKILYVGKAKNLKKRVTSYFTKKHDSHRIGVMVKKIREIRHIVVASETDALLLENNLIKKHQPRFNVMLKDDKTYPWICIKNERFPRVFPTRRLIRDGSEYYGPFTSFKTVNTLLDLIKGLYKLRTCNYDLAEDKIRDGKYKVCLEYHLGNCEGPCEGFQPEEEYNRNIEAIRQIVKGNFKDSLQQFREQMKTHAENMEFEEAQRIKDKIDVLENYQSKSTVVNPKINNVDVFSVVSDEGYGYVNFLQLSHGSIIRSHTIEMKKKLDESDEELLELAITEIRQRFNSNSKEIFVPFKVDAGEEIKVTVPKLGDKRKIVELSERNAKYYRQERFKQMKIVDPDRHVNRVMAQMKEDLRLSKEPRHIECFDNSNIQGTNPVAACVVFKDGKPSKKDYRKFNIKTVEGPNDFASMEEVVFRRYRRLLNEDGDLPQLIIVDGGKGQLSSGVKALETLGLRGKIAIIGIAKRLEEIFYPEDPIPLYLDKKSETLKIIQQLRNEAHRFGITFHRSKRSKTALNTELESIPGIGEKTVVELLKHFRSLKRVKEASEKDLAEVVGASRAGIVYNFYHKENA; encoded by the coding sequence ATGGAAAAGCCTGCTCTGGAAGTTCAGTTAAAAACCTTGCCCAACGGTCCCGGGGTCTACCAGTATTTCGATAAGAACGGGAAGATACTCTACGTGGGAAAGGCGAAAAACCTGAAAAAACGCGTGACCTCTTATTTTACCAAGAAACACGACAGTCACCGTATAGGTGTGATGGTGAAGAAGATCAGGGAGATCAGGCATATTGTGGTGGCTTCGGAAACCGATGCATTACTGCTCGAGAATAACCTGATCAAGAAACATCAGCCACGGTTCAACGTCATGCTGAAGGATGACAAGACCTATCCGTGGATATGCATTAAAAATGAGCGATTTCCCCGGGTTTTCCCTACCCGCCGACTCATTCGCGACGGTAGCGAATACTACGGTCCTTTCACCAGTTTTAAAACAGTGAACACCTTACTGGACCTCATCAAAGGTCTCTACAAACTGCGAACCTGTAATTATGACCTGGCAGAAGATAAGATCCGGGATGGCAAATACAAGGTTTGCCTTGAATATCACCTCGGAAATTGTGAAGGGCCCTGCGAAGGTTTTCAGCCTGAGGAAGAATACAACCGGAATATTGAAGCGATCAGGCAGATCGTAAAAGGAAATTTCAAAGATTCCCTGCAGCAGTTCCGGGAGCAGATGAAAACACATGCCGAAAATATGGAATTCGAGGAGGCACAGCGCATCAAAGACAAGATCGATGTCCTGGAGAATTACCAGTCCAAATCAACTGTGGTAAACCCCAAGATCAATAACGTGGATGTTTTCTCGGTGGTTTCAGATGAAGGTTATGGCTATGTGAATTTCCTTCAGCTTTCACATGGATCGATCATTCGTTCCCATACCATCGAAATGAAGAAAAAGCTGGATGAAAGCGATGAGGAATTGCTGGAGCTGGCCATTACCGAGATCCGGCAGCGTTTCAATTCCAATTCCAAAGAGATCTTTGTTCCCTTCAAGGTCGATGCCGGCGAAGAGATCAAGGTCACGGTTCCCAAATTGGGAGATAAGCGAAAGATCGTGGAACTTTCCGAAAGAAATGCCAAATACTACCGCCAGGAACGCTTTAAGCAAATGAAGATCGTTGATCCAGACCGGCATGTAAATCGTGTGATGGCGCAGATGAAGGAAGACCTGCGGCTGAGCAAAGAGCCCCGTCATATAGAGTGTTTTGATAACTCGAACATCCAGGGAACCAACCCCGTGGCGGCCTGCGTCGTTTTTAAGGATGGAAAACCCAGTAAAAAGGATTATCGTAAATTTAATATCAAGACGGTGGAAGGTCCAAATGATTTTGCATCAATGGAAGAGGTCGTTTTCAGGCGCTACCGAAGATTGCTGAATGAAGATGGCGACCTGCCGCAGCTGATTATCGTGGATGGGGGGAAAGGTCAGCTTTCCAGTGGAGTCAAGGCCCTAGAGACTTTAGGATTACGCGGAAAGATCGCCATTATCGGGATCGCAAAACGACTCGAGGAGATTTTTTACCCGGAAGATCCCATTCCGCTGTACCTGGACAAAAAATCAGAAACTCTGAAGATCATCCAGCAGCTGCGGAATGAGGCGCACCGTTTCGGGATCACCTTCCACCGAAGCAAGCGCAGCAAGACCGCCTTGAATACCGAACTGGAATCGATTCCCGGGATCGGGGAAAAAACCGTAGTGGAACTACTGAAGCATTTCAGGTCGCTCAAACGGGTGAAGGAAGCTTCGGAAAAAGATCTGGCTGAAGTGGTTGGGGCTTCCCGCGCTGGGATCGTCTATAATTTTTATCACAAGGAAAATGCGTAA
- a CDS encoding ATP-dependent zinc protease, with protein MEKLVIGRFDKADFPALNLNDIAVKIDTGAYTSSIHCENIEEKGNELHCTFFDEEHPHYNGKHFVFTDFDTAFVRSSNGIIQKRYQIQSNIRLFGKKYKISLTLSDRQEMRYPVLIGRKFLTKKFIVDTELTDVSFKKKLNEDSNSITK; from the coding sequence ATGGAGAAGCTCGTTATTGGCAGGTTTGACAAAGCTGACTTCCCTGCTCTGAATCTAAACGATATCGCTGTGAAGATCGATACCGGAGCATACACTTCCTCAATACATTGCGAGAATATTGAAGAAAAAGGAAACGAATTGCATTGCACCTTCTTTGATGAAGAACATCCCCATTACAACGGGAAGCATTTTGTTTTTACTGATTTTGACACTGCCTTTGTGAGAAGCAGTAACGGGATTATCCAGAAAAGATACCAGATCCAGTCTAATATCAGGCTGTTCGGTAAAAAATATAAAATCTCACTAACCCTTTCAGACCGCCAGGAAATGAGATATCCTGTCCTGATTGGCAGAAAATTTTTAACCAAAAAATTCATCGTAGACACGGAACTTACCGATGTGTCTTTCAAGAAGAAATTAAATGAAGATTCGAATTCTATCACGAAATAG